A genomic window from Thiomonas arsenitoxydans includes:
- a CDS encoding BTH_I0359 family protein encodes MQTMIYDSDAFCVLQLDWSGSQESRTDHETDLSRGGYEIVDKFARKEIFLGGRAAEGFRASVQQLIAQEPSSEEIDDFLDRYSALSRQSLHAH; translated from the coding sequence ATGCAAACCATGATCTATGACTCAGACGCCTTTTGTGTCCTGCAGCTCGACTGGTCGGGCTCGCAGGAGTCTCGAACCGATCACGAAACCGACCTCTCTCGCGGCGGGTATGAAATCGTCGACAAATTCGCCCGCAAGGAAATTTTTCTGGGCGGCCGCGCGGCCGAAGGGTTTCGCGCCAGCGTGCAGCAACTCATCGCCCAAGAGCCCAGCAGCGAAGAAATCGACGATTTTCTCGACCGCTACTCCGCCCTCTCGCGGCAGTCTTTGCATGCGCATTGA